GGTTATTGGCATTTTGGGATAAAAGAGATAATGAAAATACGCTAGTTATTGGAACTCATGGATTTATTAAAAAAGATAGCAAAGTCCCTAAAAAAGAGATAAAGAAAGCAGAAAAAATAAGAGAAAATTATTTTAAATAGTTATGGCAAAGAGAGAAATAAAAAAGTATACTCTTGCAGATATAAAAGATCGTTACATCGGCAAAGAAGGAAGTGAAGAAAGACATCAATACGAGTATGAACTTAAAATGGACGTATTGGGACATCTTATTAAAGCGGCCCGCAAAGAAAGAAAGCTCACCCAATTAGAGCTGGGAAAATTGATAGGTGTGCAAAAAGCACAGATTTCTAAAATTGAAAATAATATAACAAATTCCACAATAGCAACCGTATTAAAGGTTTTTGAT
The Chryseobacterium sp. W4I1 DNA segment above includes these coding regions:
- a CDS encoding helix-turn-helix domain-containing protein — protein: MAKREIKKYTLADIKDRYIGKEGSEERHQYEYELKMDVLGHLIKAARKERKLTQLELGKLIGVQKAQISKIENNITNSTIATVLKVFDALDADVKFNVKLEGKNLEVELT